Proteins co-encoded in one Halococcoides cellulosivorans genomic window:
- a CDS encoding pentapeptide repeat-containing protein has translation MANIHEANLGHADLSDANLIAANIQDADYSFAELPRALLWSAKLHGTNLHRSDLSGAEFLFSTIEEADFTGANLEDVDLSNAEVHNCIFEGANLTSMECDGATFGGNYLYAARLLDIHISDRTNFEAPPGDVFDADPIDTPSLEIPPAIDSIEWIVLNPDLDSVEIDAEDHHLRDPDPSIFEIKRRGLRRWFALRRMDDPDTDEKGITHFEKARNAYRERERLYRENSLTDRIGDAYEGAKRAQHREALAKGNWFSYVGLAARKWTMGYGERPWLLVGISGVLIIGSAVFYPMLGGVQVGDGSGDIVGGSILTRIPPLVPDAVASLPLVEPLAHHGSVFLTSLYFSVITFTTLGYGGIQPHGSLVKAFASLESLIGTIILAMFVAVYARNKMR, from the coding sequence ATGGCCAACATTCATGAGGCGAATCTTGGCCATGCCGACCTGTCTGACGCGAATCTGATAGCGGCCAACATTCAAGACGCAGATTATTCGTTTGCTGAATTGCCGAGAGCGCTTCTGTGGTCAGCCAAACTACATGGCACGAATTTACATCGTTCAGACCTCTCGGGCGCAGAATTCCTATTTTCAACCATTGAAGAGGCCGATTTTACTGGGGCGAATCTTGAAGATGTTGATTTATCCAATGCTGAGGTTCACAACTGCATCTTCGAGGGTGCGAATCTGACTTCTATGGAATGCGACGGTGCGACCTTTGGAGGAAACTACCTCTATGCGGCCCGATTGCTGGATATACATATCTCGGATAGAACTAACTTCGAGGCACCACCAGGCGACGTGTTCGACGCTGACCCGATCGACACGCCATCCCTCGAAATCCCTCCGGCCATTGATTCAATCGAGTGGATCGTTCTCAACCCGGATCTCGATTCAGTCGAGATCGATGCCGAAGACCATCACCTTCGCGACCCGGACCCATCGATCTTCGAGATCAAGCGTCGGGGCCTTCGCCGGTGGTTCGCCCTCCGTCGCATGGACGATCCCGACACCGACGAGAAAGGCATCACGCACTTCGAGAAGGCCAGGAACGCTTACCGCGAACGAGAACGCCTCTATCGCGAGAACTCCCTCACGGATCGGATCGGCGACGCATACGAGGGTGCGAAGCGGGCTCAACACCGCGAAGCGCTCGCAAAAGGCAATTGGTTTTCGTACGTCGGTCTGGCCGCTCGAAAATGGACGATGGGGTACGGGGAGCGTCCGTGGCTATTGGTGGGAATTTCCGGGGTCTTAATCATCGGTTCGGCGGTGTTCTATCCGATGCTCGGGGGCGTCCAGGTTGGCGACGGATCGGGCGATATCGTCGGCGGATCGATTCTCACGCGGATTCCTCCGCTGGTCCCCGACGCAGTCGCGTCATTGCCGCTCGTCGAGCCGCTGGCGCATCACGGGTCGGTGTTCCTCACGAGCCTGTACTTCAGCGTGATCACATTCACGACGCTGGGATACGGAGGGATTCAGCCGCATGGGTCACTGGTGAAGGCGTTCGCGTCGCTTGAGTCTCTCATCGGGACGATCATCCTCGCGATGTTCGTGGCTGTCTACGCTCGAAATAAGATGCGGTAG
- a CDS encoding tetratricopeptide repeat protein: MTDPVVLPLCVNLVAAGITAGTAAGADKAKDIIRRRTHSEDLEHVATEFSVSLQEAIEEQDARSETKELANVAVNWEDVIEELADLPDETTDSPGRARVREQMPFIFNTGDTEEDAVRQVADAIAAANGFDLTNTPELRENLIDAVSQAYQSAIAEFQHQIAGTDLADVFQQELQLDLVDRLEDVQHQLSTLQEVNERLLEQPARNDGFRQLSTAYFERVPVSPERSWRTTFTLADVAAGIPARRCGRECDTAAEELRELLLESADRVVVGRAGAGKSTLCKQVAVDWYRDEATGPVFYRDSDQAQSHFQHRESLRAAIDRATGHVLVVVEDVVRPSANAALRLVEEYDTDSQVSFLLDAREEDLERDPGAQRLDVSRDRRHREILDNIEPYPLPKISETDVARTVDAFEEVTDRSVSESPTKLLETIQSEFIEGIGSYLLLSFHLPLGDSAIDRSDTSTTGLEAHVRSRYETLMNPGSDDALRDLSGFDSDLLADVGAMVALLSASKIGIHRELVHALGYVHGHDREVHEEIAAIQHELEGWFLFESDQEGQTPAYSMHPLWSTLYLRCLARDHSEKKSPSILTEKSEKHAGHALDSLFALFGDVEHRESLAAQVGSSAKLEELLSEPDETAREYVHSVFDLVTEWPVLAPLVGTVETARYELPENCSKETWRWVVRKRGVAHKGRGAYKKSQTEFKEHLQFARRKENRQGEAASLNNLGLVAKKLGENDDAREYHEESLAITRELGDRQGEAASLNNLGLVAGALGELDDAREYYEESLAITRELGDRQGEAASLGNLGLVARALGELDDAREYHEESLAITRELGDRQGEAVSLNNLGLVARALGEYEDAREYHEESLAITRELGDRQGEATSLNNLGVVAKKLGENDDAREYYEESLAITRELGDRQGEATSLGNLGLVARALGEYDAREYHEESLAIARDLGDREGEASVLEDLGTTLIVEGNPDDADEYLERSLDLAQEIGIPRQAALSCGMVAAVKLASGDVETAREERETALSSLREMGLLPDELRILRHHIRVERNHGDVDQARTLCQQAHNRIDSVDLPLSHHRERLENVCPGLADDR, encoded by the coding sequence ATGACCGATCCAGTTGTGCTTCCGTTGTGTGTGAATTTGGTAGCGGCGGGCATCACAGCGGGTACGGCTGCTGGAGCGGACAAGGCAAAGGACATCATCCGAAGGCGAACCCATTCCGAAGATCTCGAACACGTCGCGACTGAGTTCAGCGTATCACTGCAAGAAGCGATCGAAGAGCAGGATGCCCGATCCGAGACGAAAGAACTCGCGAATGTCGCCGTGAATTGGGAAGACGTCATCGAGGAACTCGCCGATCTTCCGGACGAAACGACCGACTCCCCGGGACGGGCCCGGGTGCGTGAGCAGATGCCATTCATATTCAACACCGGAGATACCGAAGAAGATGCAGTTCGACAGGTCGCCGATGCGATAGCGGCGGCGAACGGTTTCGATCTCACTAACACACCTGAGCTCCGCGAAAATCTCATCGACGCGGTTTCCCAGGCCTATCAAAGCGCGATCGCGGAATTCCAGCATCAAATTGCTGGGACCGATCTCGCCGACGTGTTTCAGCAAGAACTTCAACTGGACCTCGTCGATCGACTGGAGGATGTTCAACACCAACTCTCGACACTGCAGGAGGTGAACGAGCGGTTACTCGAGCAACCAGCCAGAAACGACGGGTTTCGCCAGCTATCGACCGCCTATTTCGAACGAGTACCAGTCTCCCCCGAACGCTCTTGGCGGACAACCTTCACACTCGCGGACGTCGCCGCCGGCATTCCAGCCCGTCGGTGCGGCCGTGAGTGCGACACTGCGGCTGAGGAACTGCGAGAGCTCCTCCTCGAAAGTGCCGATCGGGTCGTCGTCGGACGGGCTGGCGCAGGCAAGAGTACACTCTGCAAACAGGTCGCCGTCGACTGGTATCGAGACGAGGCGACGGGGCCAGTATTCTACCGGGATAGTGATCAGGCGCAGAGTCACTTCCAGCATCGAGAGTCGCTTCGGGCGGCAATTGACCGGGCTACCGGCCACGTCCTCGTGGTCGTCGAGGATGTCGTCCGACCCAGCGCAAACGCCGCCCTCCGGTTGGTCGAGGAGTACGACACCGACTCTCAGGTGAGCTTTCTGCTTGATGCCCGCGAAGAGGACCTCGAGCGCGACCCTGGAGCTCAAAGACTCGACGTAAGTCGAGACCGCCGTCACCGCGAGATCCTCGACAATATCGAGCCCTATCCGTTGCCCAAAATTTCAGAGACTGACGTGGCTCGAACGGTCGACGCTTTCGAGGAGGTGACTGATCGGTCCGTTTCAGAGTCACCGACGAAACTACTCGAGACGATCCAATCCGAATTCATCGAAGGAATCGGTTCGTATCTGCTTCTCTCGTTCCACCTGCCACTCGGCGATAGTGCGATCGATCGGTCTGACACCAGTACGACCGGTCTGGAAGCCCACGTCAGGTCGAGATACGAGACACTCATGAACCCAGGAAGCGACGACGCTCTTCGGGATCTCTCTGGGTTCGATTCGGACCTCCTGGCAGATGTCGGGGCGATGGTGGCACTGCTGAGTGCCAGCAAGATCGGGATCCACCGCGAACTCGTCCATGCGTTGGGGTACGTCCACGGCCACGATCGGGAGGTCCACGAGGAAATCGCAGCGATTCAGCACGAACTGGAGGGCTGGTTCCTGTTCGAGTCGGACCAGGAAGGACAGACGCCAGCGTATTCGATGCATCCGCTGTGGTCGACTCTCTACCTCCGGTGTCTTGCCCGTGACCATTCCGAGAAGAAATCGCCCTCCATTCTCACGGAGAAATCCGAAAAGCACGCCGGACATGCACTCGACTCGCTGTTCGCGTTGTTCGGTGACGTGGAGCATCGAGAATCCTTGGCGGCACAGGTGGGATCCTCGGCGAAACTTGAGGAACTACTGTCCGAGCCAGATGAAACCGCTCGAGAGTACGTCCACTCCGTTTTCGACCTCGTCACCGAATGGCCAGTTTTGGCTCCACTTGTAGGAACCGTCGAGACAGCGCGGTACGAACTTCCAGAAAATTGCTCGAAGGAAACCTGGCGTTGGGTGGTAAGAAAACGAGGTGTAGCCCATAAGGGCCGTGGTGCGTACAAAAAATCTCAAACCGAGTTCAAAGAGCATCTACAGTTTGCACGAAGAAAGGAGAACCGACAAGGCGAGGCAGCCAGTCTCAACAACCTTGGGCTGGTCGCCAAGAAACTCGGCGAGAACGACGACGCCCGGGAGTACCACGAAGAGAGTCTCGCCATCACGCGAGAGCTGGGCGACCGACAAGGCGAGGCAGCCAGTCTCAACAACCTTGGGCTGGTCGCCGGAGCGCTCGGCGAGCTCGACGACGCCCGGGAGTACTACGAAGAGAGTCTCGCCATCACGCGAGAACTGGGCGACCGACAAGGCGAGGCAGCCAGTCTCGGTAACCTTGGGCTGGTCGCCCGAGCGCTCGGCGAGCTCGACGACGCCCGGGAGTACCACGAAGAGAGTCTCGCCATCACGCGAGAACTGGGCGACCGACAAGGCGAGGCAGTCAGTCTCAACAACCTTGGGCTGGTCGCCCGAGCGCTCGGCGAGTACGAGGACGCCCGGGAGTACCACGAAGAGAGTCTCGCCATCACGCGAGAACTGGGCGACCGACAAGGCGAGGCAACCAGTCTCAACAACCTCGGGGTGGTCGCCAAGAAACTCGGCGAGAACGACGACGCCCGGGAGTACTACGAAGAGAGTCTCGCCATCACGCGAGAGTTGGGCGACCGACAAGGCGAGGCAACCAGTCTCGGTAACCTCGGGCTAGTCGCCCGGGCGCTCGGCGAGTACGACGCCCGGGAGTACCACGAAGAGAGTCTCGCCATCGCCCGCGATCTGGGCGACCGAGAGGGCGAGGCCAGCGTTCTCGAGGACCTTGGAACTACTCTTATTGTGGAGGGGAATCCCGACGACGCGGACGAGTACTTGGAGAGGAGTCTCGATCTTGCCCAGGAGATCGGCATTCCTCGCCAGGCAGCTCTCAGTTGTGGCATGGTCGCGGCGGTCAAACTCGCGTCGGGCGATGTCGAGACTGCCCGCGAAGAGCGCGAAACCGCGCTTTCATCACTTCGTGAGATGGGGCTCCTCCCGGACGAACTTCGGATCCTCAGGCACCATATTAGAGTCGAACGCAATCACGGGGATGTTGATCAAGCACGAACACTGTGTCAACAGGCCCATAACCGAATCGACAGTGTAGATTTGCCGCTTTCCCACCACCGCGAGCGACTCGAGAATGTCTGTCCAGGCCTTGCAGACGATCGCTAA
- a CDS encoding rhomboid family intramembrane serine protease — protein sequence MENIRAWISRRRVTFGLALFFTLWFGLELIVYTRFGLETAEYWFYWEKDRFLTSFDPGLVLSPISHELDNFKHILGNVLFLVFAGSVVETEVKESDVFLLVVGFAYLSTLIANITAPIHEVWGIVGASGGIYSLISYGGAMVILDDRELSEGDFIYSVSRLILVLIAAYALLSELKGGGNIAHIVGWFCGLIFYMMRYSKPIEYSWR from the coding sequence ATGGAGAATATTAGAGCCTGGATCTCTCGTCGTCGAGTCACATTTGGATTGGCTCTTTTCTTCACACTCTGGTTCGGTTTAGAACTCATCGTCTACACTCGCTTTGGGCTTGAAACGGCCGAATACTGGTTTTACTGGGAGAAGGACCGATTCCTCACCTCATTCGACCCGGGATTGGTTCTTTCCCCGATTTCCCACGAGTTGGATAATTTCAAGCACATACTTGGAAATGTACTGTTCCTCGTCTTTGCAGGATCGGTTGTCGAGACGGAGGTCAAGGAAAGTGACGTATTTCTATTAGTCGTTGGTTTTGCATACTTATCGACGCTCATTGCCAACATCACTGCTCCAATTCACGAAGTTTGGGGCATCGTTGGAGCAAGTGGCGGAATATACTCGCTAATTTCGTATGGTGGCGCTATGGTGATATTAGACGATAGAGAGCTTTCAGAGGGTGATTTCATATATTCCGTCTCTCGCCTAATTTTGGTACTGATTGCAGCCTATGCCCTCCTATCTGAACTTAAAGGGGGTGGGAACATCGCCCACATAGTTGGCTGGTTCTGTGGGTTGATCTTTTATATGATGAGATATTCGAAACCAATCGAATATAGTTGGAGATGA